GCAGACGATGCTTTCGGCATCACGCATCGCCTTCGTTTCTATACGGTCTGTTGACCGCCGCATCTTTTTCTTACGGCCAGGGATAGACGCCTTTCGTACCGCTTTTCTCTTATTTCCTCTGGGACATCCAAGGGCTGACGATGGATTGAGTCCACCGAATGCCCTCTGTGGGTACATTTGTCTAATGTGTTCCTTGCACAGGTATTTTCCGGCAAGGTAGGGAGAAGTTATGAGTTTATCTTATGTGGAGGAGCTGGATGCAGCTAACCTATCCTGGTTCCGGATTGTCAATGAAATGCTATCGGCTGCCGACATCGTCATTAACGGTTCACGCCCGTTTGATATTCAGGTCAAAAATCCCGGTATGTACAAACGCATACTACGTGAAGGCTCGCTAGGATTGGGCGAAAGTTATATGGATGGCTGGTGGGAATGTGAACGGCTGGACATATTTTTCCACCGCGTGTTAAGTGCCGGACTGGAAAAACGGCTTCCTCACAGTTGGCAAGATACGCTACGGATCCTGATGGCACGGCTGACCAACCGGCAGTCTCGCCGCCGGGCCCGGCTCGTGGTCAAGGAGCACTACGACCTCGGTAATGATCTTTTCACCATGATGCTCGACCCCTACATGCAATACACTTGCGGTTACTGGAAACAGGCCGAAACGCTGGAACAGGCGCAGCAAGACAAGCTGCGCCTGATTTGCGAAAAGCTGCAGTTGCGTCGCGGCATGACTCTGCTGGATCTCGGCTGTGGCTGGGGCGGGCTGGCGGAATTTGCCGCCCGCCATTACGGCGTCAGCGTCACCGGCGTTACCATATCCCGCGAACAGCAGACGCTGGCACAGCAGCGCTGTCAGGATCTGGATGTCACTA
The DNA window shown above is from Dickeya dadantii NCPPB 898 and carries:
- the cfa gene encoding cyclopropane fatty acyl phospholipid synthase, which produces MSLSYVEELDAANLSWFRIVNEMLSAADIVINGSRPFDIQVKNPGMYKRILREGSLGLGESYMDGWWECERLDIFFHRVLSAGLEKRLPHSWQDTLRILMARLTNRQSRRRARLVVKEHYDLGNDLFTMMLDPYMQYTCGYWKQAETLEQAQQDKLRLICEKLQLRRGMTLLDLGCGWGGLAEFAARHYGVSVTGVTISREQQTLAQQRCQDLDVTILLQDYRDMNDMNWQFDRITAVGLLEHVGPKNYDTLFQIVRKNLKSTSLFLLHTIGSNNARLNVDAWIDKYIFPNGCVASIKHIAQASEPYLVMEDWHNFGADYDRTLMAWYDRFQQHWPTLSERYSDRFHRMFCYYLNACAGAFRARDLQLWQIVFSVGGVEGGLRVPR